A single Lolium perenne isolate Kyuss_39 chromosome 6, Kyuss_2.0, whole genome shotgun sequence DNA region contains:
- the LOC127306512 gene encoding xylan glycosyltransferase MUCI21 has translation MVHHQRASLLLHHTQQQDQEAAGGNKVEELRCRLADCACHHRKHGHDALLLMLAGFAFVSCLLLVLLLPSSPFSAAMDDLLQLGRSTRCDQETTPPAAAPAPCSAVANGTICCDRTALRTDVCVMRGDVRTQGATNSLFLLLPANSTSTSADERIRPYTRKWESSVMSTIDELRLRTVPEASRCDVRHDVPAVVFSTGGYTGNVYHEFNDGIIPLYITARRYNRKVAFVMLEYHDWWITKYGHVLDQLSDHAPIDFANDNRTHCFPEAVVGLRIHDELAVDASRMPGSESIQDFRRMLDDAHRGRVNAIIQEEKENTKAAAAPAVGSDDKPRLVIVSRNGSRAIENEAELARAARRAGFRVDLLRPRPDTELAQMYRVLNGSDVMVGVHGAAMTHFLFMRPGSVFIQVVPLGTDWAAENYYGEPARRLGLRYIPYKILPSESSLYRQYARDDPVLTDPAAVNAKGWQVTKKVYLDGQNVRLDMARFRRRLREAYGHWAAQRLGQPL, from the coding sequence ATGGTGCACCACCAACGGGCGAGCCTTCTGCTGCACCACACCCAGCAGCAGGATCAGGAGGCAGCTGGAGGCAACAAGGTCGAGGAGCTCCGGTGCCGGCTGGCGGACTGCGCGTGCCACCACCGGAAGCACGGCCACGACGCGCTCCTGCTCATGCTCGCCGGCTTCGCCTTCGTCTCCTGCCTCCTCCTCGTGCTGCTCCTCCCCAGCAGCCCCTTCTCCGCCGCGATGGACGACCTCCTGCAGCTTGGCAGGTCCACGCGGTGCGACCAAGAGACGACGCCGCCGGCGGCAGCGCCAGCGCCATGCTCGGCGGTGGCCAACGGCACCATCTGCTGCGACCGCACCGCGCTGCGCACCGACGTCTGCGTCATGCGCGGGGACGTCCGCACCCAGGGCGCCACCAACTCGCTCTTCCTCCTACTCCCCGCCAACTCTACCTCCACCTCCGCCGACGAGCGCATCCGCCCCTACACCCGCAAGTGGGAGTCCAGCGTGATGAGCACCATCGACGAGCTCCGCCTCCGCACCGTGCCCGAAGCCTCGCGCTGCGACGTCCGGCACGACGTCCCCGCCGTCGTCTTCTCCACCGGCGGCTACACCGGCAACGTCTACCACGAGTTCAACGACGGCATCATCCCGCTCTACATCACCGCGCGGCGGTACAACAGGAAGGTGGCCTTCGTCATGCTCGAGTACCACGACTGGTGGATCACCAAGTACGGTCACGTCCTGGACCAGCTCTCCGACCACGCGCCCATCGACTTCGCCAACGACAACCGGACCCACTGCTTCCCGGAGGCCGTCGTCGGCCTGCGCATCCACGACGAGCTCGCCGTCGACGCGTCGCGGATGCCGGGGAGCGAGAGCATCCAGGACTTCCGGCGGATGCTCGACGACGCGCACCGCGGCCGCGTCAACGCCATCATCCAGGAGGAAAAGGAAAACACCAAGGCGGCCGCGGCCCCCGCGGTCGGGAGCGACGACAAGCCGCGGCTGGTGATCGTGTCGCGGAACGGGTCCCGCGCGATCGAGAACGAGGCCGAGCTGGCCCGCGCGGCGAGGAGGGCCGGGTTCCGCGTGGACCTGCTGCGGCCGCGCCCGGACACGGAGCTCGCGCAGATGTACCGCGTCCTCAACGGCTCCGACGTGATGGTCGGCGTGCACGGCGCCGCCATGACCCACTTCCTCTTCATGCGCCCCGGCTCCGTCTTCATCCAGGTGGTGCCGCTCGGCACCGACTGGGCCGCCGAGAACTACTACGGCGAGCCCGCGCGCCGGCTCGGCCTGCGCTACATCCCCTACAAGATCCTCCCGTCCGAGAGCTCGCTGTACCGGCAGTACGCCAGGGACGACCCGGTGCTCACTGACCCGGCCGCCGTGAACGCCAAGGGCTGGCAGGTCACCAAGAAGGTCTACCTGGACGGGCAGAATGTGCGGCTGGACATGGCGCGCTTCCGGCGCCGGCTGCGCGAGGCCTACGGTCACTGGGCGGCGCAGAGGCTGGGTCAACCATTGTAA